In one Lysobacter alkalisoli genomic region, the following are encoded:
- a CDS encoding Trm112 family protein — translation MDRKLLDLLVCPTTRQPLSLLDAAGLKTLNTAIAAGSVARGDGGPQAEALVEALVTRDRKTVYRIDDGIPVLLAEEALDTSRLDGFGAP, via the coding sequence ATGGACCGCAAACTGCTCGACCTCCTCGTCTGCCCGACCACCCGCCAGCCACTGTCGCTGCTTGACGCCGCGGGCCTGAAGACGCTCAACACGGCGATCGCGGCCGGCAGCGTCGCCCGCGGCGACGGCGGTCCGCAGGCCGAAGCGCTGGTCGAGGCCCTGGTCACCCGCGACCGCAAGACGGTGTACCGGATCGACGATGGCATCCCGGTGCTGTTGGCCGAGGAGGCCCTTGATACCTCCCGGCTCGACGGCTTCGGCGCACCGTGA
- a CDS encoding ClpXP protease specificity-enhancing factor, producing the protein MSNDTHGMTSHRPYLLRALYEWIADNGMTPHLLVDATRAGVQVPQHAVQEGRIVLNVAQRAVTQLEMGNELIRFSARFGGVSQAVAVPVEAVLAIYSRETGQGMALPDDSPVPDAVPEEHEGDSGEAGVEAGIDAVPGDAGEPVATPPLSAVPGAQSPDGDDDGPPSTPRRTGHLRIVK; encoded by the coding sequence ATGAGCAATGACACCCACGGCATGACCAGCCACCGCCCGTACCTGCTGCGTGCGCTGTACGAATGGATCGCCGACAACGGCATGACCCCGCACCTGCTGGTGGATGCCACCCGCGCCGGCGTGCAGGTGCCGCAACATGCGGTCCAGGAGGGCCGGATCGTGCTCAACGTGGCCCAGCGCGCGGTGACACAACTGGAAATGGGCAATGAGCTGATCCGCTTCAGCGCCCGCTTCGGCGGGGTCAGCCAGGCCGTGGCCGTGCCAGTGGAAGCCGTGCTGGCGATCTATTCCCGTGAGACCGGCCAGGGCATGGCCCTGCCGGACGACAGTCCGGTGCCGGATGCGGTGCCTGAAGAGCATGAAGGCGATTCTGGAGAGGCCGGGGTCGAGGCCGGCATCGATGCGGTCCCCGGCGATGCCGGCGAGCCAGTCGCGACACCGCCGCTGAGTGCAGTGCCGGGCGCGCAATCGCCCGACGGAGACGACGACGGGCCGCCCAGCACGCCCCGCCGTACCGGGCATCTGCGTATCGTGAAGTGA
- the nadC gene encoding carboxylating nicotinate-nucleotide diphosphorylase — translation MPSTSPPSGGPSIAPPPAGQVEADVAAALAEDVGSGDVTAALLPDAADSAYLLCKEDAVICGRPWFDACHRALDPDVRIDWRVAEGDRVAAGTVLATLQGRSRALVTAERTSLNFMQTLSGTATVTAAHVEAVRGTGTGILDTRKTLPGLRVAQKYAVRVGGGHNHRMGLFDQVMLKENHVRAAGSLAAAIGAARAMHPALPLIVEVENLDELREALAAGCDRILIDDFDPDMRREAVAIARGAPFDSRIPLEVSGGVDLEGLREIAADGVDFISIGGLTKHVHAIDLSLKLGPPPA, via the coding sequence ATGCCATCCACAAGCCCGCCGTCCGGAGGCCCGTCGATCGCCCCGCCCCCCGCCGGGCAGGTCGAGGCCGATGTGGCCGCGGCGTTGGCCGAGGATGTCGGCAGCGGCGACGTCACCGCCGCCCTGCTGCCCGACGCAGCCGACAGCGCCTACCTGCTATGCAAGGAGGACGCGGTGATCTGCGGACGGCCGTGGTTCGATGCCTGCCATCGCGCGCTGGATCCGGATGTCCGGATCGACTGGCGCGTGGCCGAGGGAGACCGGGTCGCGGCCGGCACCGTACTGGCGACTCTGCAGGGACGCAGCCGCGCGCTGGTCACCGCCGAACGCACGTCGCTGAACTTCATGCAGACCCTGTCCGGCACCGCCACCGTTACCGCCGCTCATGTCGAGGCGGTACGCGGAACCGGTACCGGCATCCTCGACACCCGCAAGACCTTGCCCGGCCTGCGCGTGGCGCAGAAGTACGCGGTCCGGGTCGGCGGCGGGCACAACCATCGCATGGGCCTCTTCGACCAGGTCATGCTGAAGGAGAACCACGTCCGCGCCGCCGGCTCGCTGGCCGCGGCGATCGGCGCCGCGCGCGCGATGCATCCAGCGCTGCCGCTGATCGTCGAGGTCGAAAACCTGGATGAACTGCGTGAAGCACTGGCTGCCGGCTGCGACCGGATCCTGATCGACGATTTCGACCCGGACATGCGCCGCGAAGCCGTCGCGATCGCGCGAGGCGCGCCGTTCGATAGCCGCATCCCGCTGGAAGTCTCCGGCGGTGTCGACCTGGAAGGCCTGCGTGAGATCGCCGCCGACGGCGTCGACTTCATTTCGATCGGCGGGCTGACCAAGCACGTGCACGCGATCGACCTGTCGCTCAAGCTCGGCCCGCCCCCGGCCTGA
- a CDS encoding SDR family NAD(P)-dependent oxidoreductase, producing the protein MAGTAPEGSALEGPVLEGRVVLITGAHGGLGAAAAQACAQAGATVILLGRKVPKLNRVHDAVAAVGPEPLLYPLDLEGASADDHAEMAARIEGELGRLDGVLHCAAEFRGLTPLAQTDPAAFARAIHVDLTARWWLTQACLPLLSKAEDAAVVFVIDDPARVGQAYWGGYGIAQHGQAAMIGMLHHELANGPVRISGLQPGPMRTPLRSRAYADDAGGQARDPAGYAAACVTLLSSAGAAHRGQVWTP; encoded by the coding sequence CTGGCGGGGACTGCTCCTGAAGGGTCTGCTCTTGAGGGACCTGTTCTTGAGGGACGTGTCGTCCTGATCACCGGTGCCCACGGCGGCCTCGGTGCCGCCGCCGCACAGGCCTGTGCGCAAGCGGGCGCCACCGTGATCCTGCTGGGCCGCAAGGTGCCCAAGCTCAACCGTGTCCATGACGCGGTGGCTGCGGTTGGCCCGGAGCCGTTGTTGTACCCGCTCGACCTTGAGGGCGCCTCGGCCGACGACCATGCCGAGATGGCCGCCCGCATCGAGGGCGAACTGGGCCGGCTCGATGGCGTGCTGCACTGCGCGGCCGAGTTCCGTGGCCTGACTCCGCTGGCGCAGACCGATCCGGCGGCGTTCGCGCGGGCGATCCATGTCGACCTGACCGCGCGCTGGTGGCTGACCCAGGCCTGCCTGCCGCTGCTGTCGAAAGCGGAGGACGCGGCCGTGGTGTTCGTCATCGACGACCCGGCCCGGGTCGGCCAGGCCTACTGGGGCGGCTACGGCATTGCCCAGCACGGCCAGGCGGCGATGATCGGCATGCTGCACCATGAGCTGGCCAATGGCCCGGTCCGGATCAGCGGCCTGCAGCCGGGGCCGATGCGCACCCCGCTGCGCTCGCGCGCCTATGCCGACGACGCCGGTGGCCAGGCCCGCGACCCGGCCGGATACGCCGCCGCCTGCGTGACCCTGCTATCGTCCGCCGGAGCTGCCCATCGCGGACAGGTCTGGACGCCATGA
- a CDS encoding YhgN family NAAT transporter translates to MTIAAAALLLFLILDPLGNIPIFLSLLRSLPPRRQRIVLARELLIALAVLMLFLWGGKYALELMHLRQESVSIAGGIVLFLIGIRMIFPPPEGLMGELPDGEPFIVPMAIPLVAGPSGMAAVMLMGSNEPARLADWSIALLIAWGATAVILFSATLLYKLLGRRALTAIERLMGMLLVAISVQMFLDGLGTYLQISPP, encoded by the coding sequence ATGACCATTGCCGCCGCTGCCCTGCTGCTGTTCCTGATCCTGGACCCGCTGGGCAACATCCCGATCTTCCTCAGCCTGCTGCGCAGCCTGCCGCCGCGCCGGCAGCGGATCGTGCTGGCGCGCGAGCTTCTGATCGCACTGGCGGTGCTGATGCTGTTCCTGTGGGGCGGCAAGTACGCACTCGAGCTGATGCACCTGCGCCAGGAGTCGGTATCGATCGCCGGCGGCATCGTGCTGTTCCTGATCGGCATCCGGATGATCTTCCCGCCGCCGGAAGGCCTGATGGGTGAATTGCCCGACGGCGAACCCTTCATCGTGCCGATGGCGATCCCGCTGGTCGCCGGGCCTTCCGGCATGGCCGCGGTGATGCTGATGGGCAGCAATGAGCCGGCCCGGCTTGCCGACTGGAGCATCGCCCTGCTGATCGCCTGGGGCGCGACCGCGGTGATCCTGTTCTCGGCCACCTTGCTGTACAAGCTGCTCGGCCGCCGTGCCCTGACCGCGATCGAGCGGTTGATGGGCATGTTGCTGGTGGCGATCTCGGTGCAGATGTTCCTCGACGGGCTTGGCACCTACCTGCAGATTTCGCCGCCCTGA
- a CDS encoding superoxide dismutase, whose translation MAIELPALPYDRSALEPHISGETIDFHYGKHHKTYVDNLNKMIEGTEFADMPLEDIIRKSQGGMFNNAAQIWNHTFYWNCLSPNGGGEPTGKLLDAINKAFGDFATFKEEFTKTAVTTFGSGWGWLVQRPDGSLALASTSNAATPLTGDDTPLLTCDVWEHAYYIDYRNARPKYVESFWNLVNWDFVASQMK comes from the coding sequence ATGGCGATTGAACTGCCTGCCCTCCCCTACGACCGCAGCGCGCTGGAACCTCATATTTCCGGCGAGACCATCGACTTCCACTACGGCAAGCATCACAAGACCTATGTCGACAACCTCAACAAGATGATCGAGGGCACCGAGTTCGCCGACATGCCGCTGGAGGACATCATCCGCAAGTCGCAGGGCGGGATGTTCAACAACGCCGCTCAGATCTGGAACCACACCTTCTACTGGAACTGTCTGTCCCCGAATGGCGGCGGCGAGCCGACCGGCAAGCTGCTGGATGCCATCAACAAGGCGTTCGGCGACTTCGCCACCTTCAAGGAGGAGTTCACCAAGACCGCGGTGACCACCTTCGGCTCCGGTTGGGGCTGGCTGGTGCAGCGCCCTGACGGCTCGCTGGCGCTGGCCAGCACCTCCAACGCCGCCACCCCGCTGACCGGCGACGACACTCCGCTGCTGACCTGCGACGTGTGGGAGCACGCCTACTACATCGACTACCGCAACGCCCGGCCCAAGTACGTCGAGTCGTTCTGGAACCTGGTCAACTGGGACTTCGTCGCTTCGCAGATGAAGTGA
- the grxD gene encoding Grx4 family monothiol glutaredoxin, which yields MSVLERIQTEVEGHPIVLFMKGTPQFPMCGFSSRAVQALKEAGATELHTVNVLEDPDVRANLPRFSNWPTFPQLFINGELIGGCDITLELFESGELARMISEIQPAKIATP from the coding sequence ATGTCCGTGCTTGAGCGGATCCAGACCGAGGTTGAAGGCCACCCGATCGTGTTGTTCATGAAGGGGACTCCGCAGTTCCCGATGTGCGGCTTTTCCAGTCGCGCCGTGCAGGCGCTGAAGGAAGCCGGCGCAACCGAACTGCATACCGTCAACGTGCTAGAGGACCCGGATGTCCGCGCCAACCTGCCGCGCTTTTCCAACTGGCCGACCTTCCCGCAGCTGTTCATCAACGGTGAGCTGATCGGCGGCTGCGACATCACCCTGGAGCTGTTCGAATCCGGCGAGCTGGCGCGCATGATCAGCGAGATCCAACCGGCCAAGATTGCGACCCCGTGA
- a CDS encoding glutathione S-transferase N-terminal domain-containing protein — protein MAASPRMRNTLTLFSSTDCVLCHRVRLVLAAKGVTYDLVPVDPQNPPEDLVDLNPYHSVPTLVERELVLYAASVVSEYLDERYPHPPLMPVDPLSRARLRLAMLRLEHDWVPQVQAIQLGNKAQADAGRKRLKELLTASVPLFKASKFFLNPEMSLADCAMAPIVWRLPTLGVPLPKDGKAIEDYGNRIFRSPGFARSLSDDERKLNELPI, from the coding sequence ATGGCGGCGAGCCCACGTATGCGAAATACACTGACACTGTTCTCCTCGACCGATTGCGTCCTGTGCCACCGGGTCCGGCTGGTGCTGGCTGCGAAGGGCGTGACCTACGACCTTGTCCCGGTCGATCCGCAGAACCCGCCCGAAGATCTCGTCGACCTCAATCCCTACCATTCGGTGCCGACCCTGGTCGAACGCGAGCTGGTGCTGTACGCCGCCAGCGTGGTCAGCGAATACCTCGACGAGCGCTATCCACACCCGCCGCTGATGCCGGTCGATCCGCTGTCGCGCGCGCGCCTGCGCCTGGCGATGCTGAGGCTGGAGCACGATTGGGTACCGCAGGTGCAGGCGATCCAGCTCGGCAACAAGGCCCAGGCCGATGCCGGCCGCAAGCGGCTGAAGGAGCTGCTGACCGCTTCGGTGCCGCTGTTCAAGGCCAGCAAGTTCTTCCTCAATCCGGAAATGAGCCTGGCCGACTGCGCCATGGCGCCAATCGTCTGGCGTCTGCCCACACTCGGCGTGCCGCTGCCCAAGGACGGCAAGGCGATCGAGGACTACGGCAACCGGATCTTCCGCAGCCCGGGCTTCGCCCGCAGCCTGAGCGATGACGAGCGCAAGCTCAACGAATTGCCGATCTGA
- the purE gene encoding 5-(carboxyamino)imidazole ribonucleotide mutase, with translation MKTGSEVAADAAPLVGIVMGSRSDWETMQHAAARLELLGVPHEVRVVSAHRTPDALFEYAASAKSRGLRAIIAGAGGAAHLPGMLAAKTLVPVLGVPVQSKALNGMDSLLSIVQMPAGIPVATFAIGNAGAANAALFATAMLAAEHPAIGAALEAFRQKQTDDVAANDDPRK, from the coding sequence ATGAAAACAGGTTCTGAGGTCGCGGCTGACGCCGCACCACTGGTGGGCATCGTGATGGGATCGCGATCCGACTGGGAAACCATGCAGCACGCTGCCGCGCGGCTCGAGTTGCTGGGCGTGCCGCACGAAGTGCGAGTGGTGTCCGCGCATCGCACCCCGGACGCGCTGTTCGAATACGCCGCCAGCGCGAAGTCGCGCGGCCTGCGCGCGATCATCGCCGGTGCAGGCGGCGCCGCCCACCTGCCGGGCATGCTCGCCGCCAAGACCCTGGTGCCGGTGCTGGGCGTGCCGGTGCAGAGCAAGGCGCTCAACGGAATGGACTCGCTGCTGTCGATCGTGCAGATGCCGGCCGGCATCCCGGTGGCCACCTTCGCGATCGGCAATGCCGGTGCCGCCAATGCCGCGCTGTTCGCCACGGCGATGCTGGCCGCCGAGCATCCGGCAATCGGCGCGGCACTGGAGGCGTTCCGGCAGAAGCAGACCGACGACGTCGCCGCCAACGACGACCCGCGGAAATGA
- a CDS encoding cytochrome c1, which translates to MMRILKKLALVASALLVSGSALAAGGNADLQQAGVDLGDRASLQRGAQLYMNYCSGCHSLKYLRYSRMAEDLGLSEDEVMENLNFTGAQFGEHIVASMPAEQSTGWFGQVPPDLSLVSRSRGSDWIYTYLKSFYLDESRPLGWNNTLFPNASMPNPLWELQGLQHAEFGELDALGERPVTALKVTQAGQLDSAGFNQAARDITTFLEYAGEPAALKRQKIGVWVILFLVVFTFLAWLLKTEFWRDVK; encoded by the coding sequence ATGATGCGTATCCTGAAGAAGCTCGCACTCGTTGCCTCCGCGCTGCTGGTTTCTGGCAGCGCCCTCGCGGCCGGCGGGAACGCCGATCTGCAGCAGGCGGGCGTCGATCTTGGCGACCGTGCCTCGCTGCAGCGTGGCGCCCAGCTGTACATGAACTACTGCTCGGGCTGCCATTCGCTCAAGTACCTGCGCTACTCGCGAATGGCCGAGGACCTGGGCCTGAGCGAGGACGAGGTGATGGAGAACCTCAACTTCACCGGCGCCCAGTTCGGCGAACACATCGTCGCCAGCATGCCTGCCGAGCAGTCCACCGGATGGTTCGGCCAGGTGCCGCCGGACCTGAGCCTGGTCTCGCGCTCGCGTGGCAGCGACTGGATCTACACCTATCTGAAGTCGTTCTACCTCGACGAGTCGCGTCCGCTGGGCTGGAACAACACCCTGTTCCCGAATGCGTCGATGCCGAACCCGCTGTGGGAGCTGCAGGGCCTGCAGCATGCCGAGTTCGGCGAGCTGGACGCGCTCGGCGAGCGCCCGGTGACGGCCCTCAAGGTCACCCAGGCCGGTCAGCTCGATAGTGCCGGCTTCAACCAGGCAGCGCGCGATATCACCACTTTCCTCGAGTACGCCGGCGAGCCGGCCGCCCTCAAGCGCCAGAAGATCGGCGTCTGGGTGATCCTGTTCCTGGTCGTGTTCACCTTCCTGGCATGGCTGTTGAAGACGGAGTTCTGGCGCGACGTGAAGTAA
- a CDS encoding DUF3301 domain-containing protein: MPTAILLMILGAFGYAWWNAGRAAAERAEQFGREACRTAGVQWLDQTVHVVAMRLCRHENGWLGLERTFRFDYSLNGHDRHIGRLTLRGDRMVMFSGPVMPSAREIEG; encoded by the coding sequence ATGCCCACCGCAATCCTGCTCATGATCCTCGGCGCCTTCGGCTATGCCTGGTGGAACGCCGGCCGCGCTGCGGCCGAACGTGCCGAACAATTCGGCCGCGAGGCCTGCCGGACTGCCGGAGTGCAGTGGCTGGACCAGACCGTGCATGTGGTCGCGATGCGCCTGTGCCGGCACGAAAACGGTTGGCTGGGCCTGGAGCGCACGTTCCGCTTCGACTACTCACTCAACGGCCACGACCGCCACATCGGGCGGCTGACCCTGCGTGGCGACCGGATGGTGATGTTCAGCGGACCGGTGATGCCCTCTGCACGGGAGATCGAGGGCTGA
- a CDS encoding 5-(carboxyamino)imidazole ribonucleotide synthase → MTTVGILGGGQLARMMALAGAPLGLRFLVMDTAADACAGQFAPMVVGDYRDEAALTEFASRVDVATFDFENVPAESAEWLAGRIPVFPNPRALAMAQDRLAEKTLFRELDIPVPAFAAVDSRAALQAAIAEVGTPCILKTRRLGYDGKGQFRIKSPADLDAAWDALGAQATTVGLIVEGFVAFERELSVVAVRSREGEFRTWPLTENWHVDGVLSASLAPATADDALIARAVDHARKLAEALDYVGVFALELFCRDGELLANELAPRVHNSGHWTLEGSETSQFQNHLRAVLGLPLGDTRMLGQACMLNWIGAMPDALPVLDEPGGHWHDYGKSPRVGRKVGHATLRADTQEVLAEALQRVGVALGREAQVAPVIERLRG, encoded by the coding sequence ATGACCACGGTAGGAATTCTCGGCGGCGGCCAGCTCGCCCGCATGATGGCCCTGGCCGGTGCGCCGCTCGGCTTGCGCTTCCTGGTGATGGATACCGCCGCCGATGCCTGCGCCGGCCAGTTCGCGCCGATGGTTGTCGGCGACTACCGCGACGAGGCCGCGCTGACGGAATTCGCGTCCAGGGTCGATGTCGCCACCTTCGACTTCGAGAACGTCCCGGCCGAGTCGGCCGAATGGCTGGCCGGGCGGATTCCGGTGTTCCCGAACCCGCGCGCGCTGGCCATGGCCCAGGACCGCCTGGCCGAGAAGACCCTGTTCCGCGAACTCGACATCCCGGTACCCGCATTCGCCGCGGTCGACAGCCGCGCGGCGCTGCAGGCGGCGATCGCAGAGGTCGGTACGCCGTGCATCCTCAAGACCCGCCGCCTCGGCTACGACGGCAAGGGCCAGTTCCGGATCAAATCGCCGGCCGATCTGGATGCGGCCTGGGATGCGCTCGGTGCGCAAGCGACCACCGTCGGCCTGATCGTCGAGGGCTTCGTTGCTTTCGAACGCGAGCTTTCGGTGGTGGCAGTGCGCAGTCGCGAGGGCGAGTTCCGCACCTGGCCGCTGACCGAGAACTGGCATGTCGACGGCGTGCTGTCGGCCAGCCTTGCGCCGGCCACGGCCGACGATGCATTGATCGCCAGAGCGGTCGACCATGCACGCAAGCTGGCCGAGGCGCTCGACTACGTCGGCGTGTTCGCTCTAGAGCTGTTCTGCCGTGACGGCGAACTGCTCGCCAACGAACTCGCTCCGCGCGTGCACAACTCCGGTCACTGGACCCTTGAAGGCAGCGAGACCAGCCAGTTCCAGAACCATCTGCGCGCCGTGCTCGGCCTGCCACTGGGCGACACCCGCATGCTGGGACAGGCCTGCATGCTCAACTGGATCGGCGCGATGCCCGATGCGCTGCCGGTGCTCGACGAGCCTGGCGGTCACTGGCACGACTACGGCAAGTCGCCGCGCGTGGGCCGCAAGGTCGGTCATGCGACGTTGCGCGCGGATACGCAGGAGGTGCTGGCCGAGGCGCTGCAGCGCGTTGGCGTGGCACTGGGGCGCGAAGCGCAGGTGGCGCCGGTGATCGAGCGCCTGCGCGGCTGA